TCGCCGAGAACCTGCGCACGGTCATCCACCGATGCGAGAAGCTGGAACGAATGGCGGCCCATACCCCCTCCACGCACCCCAACGCTGCAGTCGATCCGCCCTGGCAACCGGTGCTCGAGACAGCCCGTGCCCTGGACGAGATCCGAACCTGGCACGAGCACCGGCCGAACAGCCGTGAAGAATTTCAGCGCGTCCGAGACCAATTCCTCGCCGCCCTCAGCACGCTCCTGGACCATCAGGACCCGACAACGGAAGATCTATCCGCAGGCCCCCGCCCATAGCACCATCCCCAGCACCGTCACCACCCGCACAGCCCCGTGCCACGACCGAAGCGCCACGGCTCTCCCGCGTCTACTCGACCACCTGGTCCCTGGCCTGCTCCAGACCGAGGGCTCCGCGCGGGCCGTGCTCAGCACCAACGCCCGGCTGCTGGACCTACCGGACGACGCCGCAGCGCGCCTCGAACGGTCGAAAGTCCCTCCACGAACCGGGGCACCGGGTTCGTCATGCTGGTCGAAGAGGGCGTCATCTACCACCGGTTGGGTAACGCAGGGTCTGGTACGGCACCCAGGCCCGCCGCCGGCACGAGCACCCCCGCGAAGTCCTCAAGCGAGTCGAACGCCCACGCGCTACCCGTCACGGTGAGGGTCGTACGGGCGGGCCTGAACTCCGGATAACCTCCCCGTCTCCGGAGTCCATGAACTGGCCGGGATCACCGCGTAGGGATCAACAACGGTGCACCGCCCGTACGATGCCAGCGTGACCGCCCGCCGCACCCTTGGCACCGGCCCTCAGGCTCCGGCGCACAGCATCCGCGCCGCCCAGGCCGATCTCCTCGACGCCCTGCCCGGTGTCCGCCTCCCCGACCTTGACGAGCTGCGGGGCCGGGGAGTGCTCGGAGCGCAAACGGCGGCGCCCCGGGGGCCGCGCCGTGTTCTTGGAGCCGGCGGCCGCCCGGTCGACGACCCGTCCACCTCGCTCGGCTGACGCGCCCTCAGCGCCGCCGTTATCTCAGTGGGCATTTAGAGACCGTCCATGTCGGTAAGTAACTTTCATGGCCGTCAGGTTTGAGGTGTTTGCCCCATACGCGCACTCTCGCGTCCATCGAGCTGCGAACTTGGCCGCCCGTTTGCTCCGGTTCTCGTGCGCGAAGTCCGTCTGGTTCGAAGATCAGGCAGAAACGCCCAGCAGCAGCGGAACAGCACTGTCCGCCGCATCCATGATCACGCTGCGCGCGAAAGCGCGAGGCTAAGGCTCGGCATCGGATCGGACGGGCCGCTGAACCCATTCCTGGGCATCTTCTGCGCGGTGACCCATCCGGCGCGTCCCGAAGAGGCCGTCGACATCACCACTGCTGTGCGGGCTTACACCCTCGGTAGCGCTTGGGCGCAGCGCCGTGAGCACGAACTCGGCCTGCTCACCCCCGGCTACCTTGCCGATCTCGCCGTACTCTCCCAGGACATCTTCAGCGTCGAGACAGAGGCACTTCCCACCACAGAGAGCGTGCTCACCATGGTCGGAGGAGCTATCTGCCACCGAACCGGCGCATGCTGACCACCGGGTCTCATCCTCGCCCGCCTGCCCTGGGGCACAGCTCAACCTCGCGGGCGAGGTACTGCCGGGCGAATTCGCTATTCTCACCCACATACGACGCCGTGATGCGCTACGCGGTGCTTCGCGAGCAGCACCCCTAGCCTGAAGTCGTCCACGCCGTGATTGTTGGACACGATCGCGGCGTGGACGGCCCCTGCGTCCAGGAGCGCACGGATGAGCGTCGTGGGAAGCAGCCCGAAGCGCCGACCGCCATGCTTGCCCCGGGGCCCAGATCCGTCAGGGGCGCCGCCGTATCCTGGTACACCTTGTCCATCATCGCTCCCCTGCTGCCTGCTGCACACGGCCGGTGACCTCGCCCAGACCTATGCTTCCGGACCTGACGGCGCTGCGGCGCCGCCTTGAGGATCTCTATGCTCCCACTCCTGAAGACGGCGTCGAAGGCCCGAGTGCGGCGGCTGTCGCGGTCGCACAGCAGGTCTCTCCTCGGCCTTCCGCGGCCTCGCCCGGGAAGCTCCCGTAGCGCAGTCCGCCGTGCGAGTGCGTGGGCCAGACCGGCCACTGCCGCTTCCAGCGGGCGATTTCCGAGGACGGCAGGATCTGCAGCCAGCGCGGGTCTCGGGCGCTGCGGTCGGCGAGCGTCTTCTCCTTGACCATGGAGTCGTACTGGTCGAGGGAGTCCTCGAGGGTGTTGGCGTTGGGCACGATCTCGTGGCCGAAGAACCGCGCGTGCCGCCTGACCCCGGGGATCCGGGAGAGCTCGGGCTGCCAGTTGTCGGCCGCCACACCGTTCTCCGAGGAGACCCAGATGCCGTCGGGGGTGTTGAGCACGAGCGAGTGGTTGCCGTCGGTGTGGCCGGGCGTCCACAGCAGGCTCACGCCGACGCCGAGTTCCACGTCTGCGTCGAAGGCGGCGACGCGGTCCTCGGGCACACCATCCATGCCGCCGTCGACGTACCAGGCCCACTGCATCGGGTGCGGCGAGGCGAAGGTGCCCAGCTCCTTGCGGTGCACCAGCAGGGATGCGCGGGGGAACAGCGGCTCGGGCGGGGTCGCCTGTCCGGGGAGGGGCTTGGAGCTGCCCATGATCAGCCGGACGTCCTGAACGTGCAGGTGGTCGAAGCTGACGTAGTCGACGTCCTCCGGACGCAGACCGCACAGGGGCAGCACCTCCTCGGGCTCGTGGTAATAGCGGGTGAACACCCGGTCGCTGAGGAAGTCACCTGCCAGGCGCTTGAGTTGGGCGTAGAAGGGGGCGGTGCTCGACCCGGCGGCGACGGTGGGTTCCCAGACCAGGGTCCTGGGCACTCCGTCGAAGCCGTCGAAGTGCACGACCAGTACCCGGTTGACGATGTTGACGAACGGGTTCGGACCGATCGCGGCGCCGTGGAAGGCGTACCGGGTGGGGTACGGCGCGGCCGCGATGTCGAAGCTGCGCACCGCGTGGATCCGGCCCTGGCCGCGGAAGCGCTCGCGATAGGCGAGGGCGGCCTCGCGCACGGCCTGGAGCCGGTCGCCCCGTGGCCACACCTCGTGCACGCCCTCGAATTCCGGGATCGTGCGCATGCCTGCGCTGACGGTGTCACCAGGCGGTGGCTGCTCGGTTCCGGGCGCGCTCATCGTTCCGTCCTTTCCGTGGTTTGTGGGGCGGCGCCGCCGGTTTGTGTCGCGGTGCCGCCGCTGTCGCGCTCGTAGGCGGCGCGTACCGACGGGTCCGTGAGCGCGGCCAGCTGGTCGGGCACGACCAACCGCAGCCACCCCGCCCGGGCCTT
This genomic interval from Streptomyces dengpaensis contains the following:
- a CDS encoding Scr1 family TA system antitoxin-like transcriptional regulator — protein: MKNFSASETNSSPPSARSWTIRTRQRKIYPQAPAHSTIPSTVTTRTAPCHDRSATALPRLLDHLVPGLLQTEGSARAVLSTNARLLDLPDDAAARLERSKVPPRTGAPGSSCWSKRASSTTGWVTQGLVRHPGPPPARAPPRSPQASRTPTRYPSR
- a CDS encoding amidohydrolase family protein — translated: MREVRLVRRSGRNAQQQRNSTVRRIHDHAARESARLRLGIGSDGPLNPFLGIFCAVTHPARPEEAVDITTAVRAYTLGSAWAQRREHELGLLTPGYLADLAVLSQDIFSVETEALPTTESVLTMVGGAICHRTGAC